A window of Streptomyces gilvosporeus contains these coding sequences:
- a CDS encoding threonine aldolase family protein encodes MANPAAGAGTTDARQHHDTQVRGFASDNYAGVHPEVLAAFALANGGHQVAYGEDDYTAHLQRVVRSHFGPSAEAFPVFNGTGANVVALQAVTDRWGAVIAADTAHINVDEGGAPERVGGLKLLTVPTEDGKLTPELIDRQAWGWEDEHRAMPQVVSIAQSTELGTVYTPDEVRAICEHAHERGMLVHLDGARIANAAATLDVPMRAFTNAVGVDILSYGATKNGAVFGEAVIVLNHDAVRAMKHLRKLSMQLASKMRFVSVQLEALLAKDLWLRNARHANTMAQRLAAGVREIDGVEILYPVQSNAVFARLPHDVSERLQKRFRFYFWDEAAGDVRWMCSFDTTEQDVDGFLEALREEIAR; translated from the coding sequence GTGGCGAACCCGGCCGCCGGCGCCGGCACGACCGACGCCCGGCAACACCACGACACCCAGGTACGCGGCTTCGCCAGCGACAACTACGCGGGCGTCCACCCGGAGGTCCTCGCCGCGTTCGCCCTCGCCAACGGCGGCCACCAGGTCGCCTACGGCGAGGACGACTACACCGCACACCTCCAGCGCGTCGTCCGCAGCCACTTCGGGCCGAGCGCCGAGGCGTTCCCGGTGTTCAACGGCACCGGCGCCAACGTCGTCGCCCTCCAGGCCGTCACCGACCGCTGGGGCGCGGTGATCGCCGCCGACACCGCGCACATCAACGTCGACGAGGGCGGCGCGCCCGAGCGGGTCGGCGGGCTGAAGCTGCTGACCGTACCGACCGAGGACGGCAAGCTCACGCCCGAGCTGATCGACCGGCAGGCGTGGGGCTGGGAGGACGAGCACCGCGCCATGCCGCAGGTCGTCTCGATCGCCCAGAGCACCGAGCTGGGCACCGTCTACACCCCCGACGAGGTGCGGGCGATCTGCGAACACGCCCATGAGCGCGGCATGTTGGTGCACCTGGACGGCGCACGGATAGCCAACGCCGCGGCGACGCTGGACGTCCCGATGCGGGCCTTCACCAACGCCGTCGGCGTCGACATCCTCTCCTACGGTGCCACCAAGAACGGCGCGGTCTTCGGCGAGGCCGTGATCGTCCTCAACCACGACGCCGTACGCGCCATGAAGCATCTGCGCAAGCTGTCCATGCAGCTGGCCTCGAAGATGCGCTTCGTCTCCGTCCAGCTGGAGGCCCTGCTGGCCAAGGACCTGTGGCTGCGCAACGCCCGGCACGCCAACACCATGGCGCAGCGCCTGGCCGCCGGGGTCCGGGAGATCGACGGCGTCGAGATCCTCTACCCGGTGCAGTCCAACGCGGTCTTCGCCCGGCTCCCGCACGACGTCAGCGAACGCCTCCAGAAGCGCTTCCGCTTCTACTTCTGGGATGAGGCGGCCGGCGATGTGCGCTGGATGTGCTCGTTCGACACGACGGAGCAGGACGTCGACGGCTTCCTGGAGGCACTGCGGGAGGAAATCGCCCGCTGA
- a CDS encoding LacI family DNA-binding transcriptional regulator: protein MTDTAQGTSRRYGTRPTMKDVAARAGVGLKTVSRVVNGEAGVTPDTERRVQEAIAALGFRRNDSARILRKGRTASIGLVLEDLADPFYGPLSRAVEEVARAHGALLINGSSAEDPAREQELVLALCARRVDGLVVIPAGDDHRYLEPEIAAGVATVFVDRPAGRIDADTVLSDSFGGAREAVAHLIAHGHRRIGFIGDQPRIHTASERLRGYRAAMAAAGLPVEESWVAPGSTAPERVRAAAAAMLEGPAPVTALFAGNNRVTVTAVRVLRELPRPVALVGFDDFELADLVRPAITVVAQDAAELGRTAAGLLFRRLEGADDPPRRVVLPTRLIARGSGETAPVG from the coding sequence GTGACGGACACCGCGCAGGGCACCTCGCGTCGCTACGGCACCCGGCCCACGATGAAGGATGTGGCGGCGCGCGCGGGCGTCGGTCTCAAGACGGTCTCCCGCGTGGTCAACGGCGAGGCGGGCGTCACCCCGGACACCGAACGCCGCGTCCAGGAGGCCATCGCGGCGCTCGGCTTCCGCCGCAACGACTCCGCCCGGATCCTGCGCAAGGGCCGTACGGCCAGCATCGGCCTGGTCCTGGAGGATCTCGCCGACCCGTTCTACGGGCCCCTGAGCCGCGCCGTCGAGGAGGTCGCCCGCGCCCACGGCGCCCTGCTGATCAACGGCTCCAGCGCCGAAGACCCCGCCCGGGAGCAGGAGTTGGTGCTGGCGCTGTGCGCGCGGCGGGTGGACGGGCTGGTCGTGATCCCGGCCGGTGACGACCACCGCTACCTGGAGCCGGAGATCGCCGCGGGGGTCGCGACGGTCTTCGTGGACCGTCCGGCCGGCCGGATCGACGCCGATACGGTGCTCTCCGACAGCTTCGGCGGCGCCCGGGAGGCGGTCGCCCATCTGATCGCGCACGGCCACCGCCGCATCGGCTTCATCGGCGACCAGCCGCGCATCCACACCGCCAGCGAGCGGCTGCGCGGCTATCGCGCCGCAATGGCCGCGGCCGGACTGCCGGTTGAGGAGTCCTGGGTGGCGCCGGGTTCCACCGCGCCGGAGCGGGTACGGGCCGCCGCGGCCGCCATGCTGGAGGGGCCCGCGCCGGTCACCGCGCTGTTCGCGGGCAACAACCGCGTCACCGTCACCGCCGTCCGCGTCCTGCGCGAACTCCCGCGCCCGGTCGCCCTGGTGGGCTTCGACGACTTCGAACTGGCCGATCTCGTACGGCCCGCCATCACGGTCGTGGCCCAGGACGCGGCCGAACTGGGCCGGACCGCCGCCGGGCTGCTCTTCCGCCGCCTGGAAGGCGCGGACGACCCGCCGCGGCGGGTGGTGCTCCCCACGCGCCTGATTGCGCGCGGATCGGGCGAGACGGCGCCCGTGGGGTAG
- a CDS encoding DUF4395 domain-containing protein produces MPSDSPSPASLDVRGPRFGAALTTVVLAAVLISGSGPLLAVQALVFAIGAAAGVQRSPYAVLFKVAVRPRLSPPTEFESAAPPRFAQSVGLLFAVVGLIGYFAGPQWLGMAATGCALAAAFLNAAFGYCLGCEMYLLLRRTADRTTA; encoded by the coding sequence ATGCCTTCCGACAGCCCCAGCCCCGCCTCGCTCGACGTCCGTGGCCCGCGGTTCGGCGCGGCGCTCACCACCGTCGTCCTGGCCGCCGTACTGATCTCCGGAAGCGGCCCGCTGCTGGCCGTCCAGGCACTGGTCTTCGCGATCGGGGCGGCGGCCGGCGTCCAGCGCTCCCCGTATGCCGTGCTGTTCAAGGTGGCGGTACGTCCCCGGCTCTCGCCGCCGACCGAATTCGAGTCCGCCGCCCCGCCGCGCTTCGCGCAGAGCGTCGGCCTGCTGTTCGCCGTCGTGGGACTGATCGGCTACTTCGCCGGGCCGCAGTGGCTGGGCATGGCGGCCACCGGCTGCGCGCTCGCCGCGGCGTTCTTGAACGCGGCCTTCGGCTACTGCCTGGGCTGCGAGATGTACCTCCTCCTGCGCAGGACGGCGGACCGGACGACCGCCTGA
- a CDS encoding class I SAM-dependent methyltransferase, translating to MRPETAYHDDMGRQFAAQATDSAYHAHTDRPAMLRLAGDVSGLRVLDLGCGAGHYAAEMAQRGAAHIVGVEGSEALLEAARERLGEGAVLHHHDLEEPLAFLADQSFDLVVMALVYHHIDARRELLSEIRRVLRPGGTLLVSTTHPTSDWIYFGGSYFADERVELPFGDGFALTFRRMTLEEFLGELLGSGFVLEELTEPRATEEARRVDPRRYDKTHHQPLFLAVRLRRP from the coding sequence ATGAGACCCGAGACCGCATACCACGACGACATGGGCAGACAGTTCGCCGCCCAGGCCACCGACAGCGCCTATCACGCACACACCGATCGGCCCGCCATGCTGCGGCTGGCCGGTGACGTGAGCGGGCTGCGGGTCCTGGATCTGGGGTGCGGGGCGGGCCACTACGCCGCCGAGATGGCGCAGCGGGGCGCCGCGCACATCGTGGGCGTCGAGGGGAGCGAGGCCCTGCTGGAAGCCGCTCGGGAGCGTCTCGGCGAGGGTGCCGTCTTACACCACCACGACCTCGAGGAGCCCTTGGCCTTCCTGGCGGACCAGTCGTTCGACCTGGTGGTGATGGCCCTCGTCTATCACCACATCGACGCACGCCGGGAGCTGCTCTCCGAGATCCGGCGCGTACTGCGCCCGGGCGGCACGCTCCTGGTCTCCACCACCCACCCCACCAGCGACTGGATCTACTTCGGCGGTTCCTACTTCGCCGATGAGCGTGTGGAGCTCCCGTTCGGTGACGGATTCGCCCTCACCTTCCGGCGCATGACGCTGGAAGAATTCCTCGGCGAACTTCTCGGCAGCGGCTTCGTGCTGGAAGAGCTGACGGAGCCCCGGGCGACGGAGGAAGCCCGACGGGTGGATCCGCGTCGCTACGACAAGACCCACCACCAGCCGCTCTTCCTGGCCGTCAGGCTCCGCCGGCCGTAG
- a CDS encoding flavin reductase family protein — MTVSPDLGTPPLAGPDLLRSVFRQHAAGVAVITAHGSRPVGFTATSLTSVAAEPPLLSFGIGTGASSWPAVAEAAHIGVHILGEHQRELAATFARSGADRFGPATSWRTGPEGVPLLDGVLAWAVCRVVAKVPAGDHRIVLAQPVSGDPAGPGRPLLYHQGRFNALRD, encoded by the coding sequence ATGACGGTCTCTCCCGACCTCGGCACGCCCCCTCTCGCCGGCCCCGATCTGCTGCGCTCCGTCTTCCGGCAGCACGCCGCCGGCGTTGCGGTGATCACCGCGCACGGCTCCCGCCCCGTCGGCTTCACCGCCACCTCCCTGACCTCCGTCGCCGCCGAGCCCCCGCTGCTCTCGTTCGGCATCGGCACCGGCGCCTCCAGCTGGCCGGCCGTCGCCGAGGCCGCGCACATCGGCGTCCACATACTCGGCGAGCACCAGCGCGAACTCGCCGCCACCTTCGCCCGCAGCGGCGCGGACCGCTTCGGCCCGGCCACCTCCTGGCGCACCGGACCCGAGGGCGTGCCCCTCCTGGACGGCGTCCTGGCCTGGGCGGTGTGCCGCGTCGTCGCGAAGGTCCCGGCCGGCGACCACCGCATCGTGCTCGCCCAGCCCGTCTCCGGCGACCCCGCAGGGCCCGGCCGGCCGCTGCTCTACCACCAGGGTCGCTTCAACGCGCTGCGGGACTGA
- a CDS encoding TlpA family protein disulfide reductase: MTGLMVCIAVLAAASAFGIWHQRRNGRLTVRGRDDGERLGAAEIGAELGERATLVQFSSAFCQPCRATRRTLAEVAQMVEGVAHVEVDAEDHLDLVRNLNILRTPTVLVLDARGAIVRRAAGQPRKADVIAALGTAVGD; this comes from the coding sequence ATGACGGGACTGATGGTGTGCATCGCGGTGCTCGCGGCGGCGAGCGCCTTCGGTATATGGCACCAGCGCCGCAACGGGAGGCTGACGGTGCGAGGGCGGGACGACGGGGAGCGGCTGGGCGCCGCCGAGATCGGCGCGGAGCTGGGCGAGCGGGCCACCCTGGTGCAGTTCTCCAGCGCCTTCTGCCAGCCGTGCCGGGCCACCCGGCGCACCCTGGCGGAAGTGGCGCAGATGGTGGAGGGCGTGGCCCATGTGGAGGTTGACGCCGAGGACCATCTCGACCTCGTGCGCAACCTGAACATTCTGCGCACGCCGACCGTGCTGGTGCTGGACGCACGGGGCGCGATCGTGCGCCGCGCCGCAGGTCAGCCCCGTAAGGCCGATGTCATAGCCGCCCTGGGCACGGCCGTTGGTGATTGA
- a CDS encoding electron transfer flavoprotein subunit alpha/FixB family protein — protein sequence MAEVLVYVDHVDGAVRKPTLELLTLARRIGEPVAVHLGANAEEAAKVLGEHGAVKVLAADAPEFAEYLVAPKVDALQAAYDAVSPAAVLLPSSAEGKEIGARLAVRIGSGIITDAVDLEAGDEGPVATQSVFAASFTTKSRVSKGTPVITVKPNSAAPEAAPAAGTVEQLAVTVADSSKGTKIVSRTPRQSTGRPELTEAAIVVSGGRGVNGAENFPVIEALADSLGAAVGASRAAVDAGWYPHTNQVGQTGKSVSPQLYIAAGISGAIQHRAGMQTSKTIVAINKDAEAPIFDLVDYGVVGDLFDVVPALTEEVKTRKG from the coding sequence ATGGCTGAAGTCCTTGTCTACGTCGACCACGTGGACGGTGCCGTCCGCAAGCCCACCCTCGAGCTGCTCACGCTGGCCCGCCGCATCGGCGAGCCGGTCGCCGTCCACCTCGGTGCGAACGCCGAGGAGGCCGCGAAGGTCCTCGGCGAGCACGGTGCCGTAAAGGTGCTGGCCGCCGACGCCCCCGAGTTCGCCGAGTACCTCGTCGCCCCCAAGGTCGACGCGCTCCAGGCCGCCTACGACGCGGTCTCCCCGGCCGCCGTGCTGCTGCCGTCCTCCGCCGAGGGCAAGGAGATCGGTGCCCGCCTCGCGGTCCGCATCGGCTCCGGCATCATCACCGACGCCGTCGACCTTGAGGCCGGCGACGAGGGCCCGGTCGCCACGCAGTCCGTCTTCGCGGCGTCCTTCACCACCAAGTCCCGTGTCTCCAAGGGCACCCCGGTCATCACCGTGAAGCCCAACTCCGCCGCCCCCGAGGCCGCCCCGGCCGCCGGTACGGTCGAGCAGCTCGCGGTGACCGTCGCCGACTCCTCCAAGGGCACCAAGATCGTCTCGCGCACCCCGCGCCAGTCGACCGGCCGCCCGGAGCTGACCGAGGCCGCGATCGTGGTCTCCGGTGGCCGCGGCGTCAACGGAGCCGAGAACTTCCCGGTCATCGAGGCGCTCGCCGACTCGCTCGGCGCGGCCGTCGGCGCCTCGCGCGCCGCGGTGGACGCCGGCTGGTACCCGCACACCAACCAGGTCGGCCAGACCGGTAAGTCGGTCTCGCCGCAGCTGTACATCGCGGCCGGTATCTCCGGTGCGATCCAGCACCGCGCCGGTATGCAGACCTCGAAGACGATCGTCGCCATCAACAAGGACGCCGAGGCGCCGATCTTCGACCTCGTCGACTACGGCGTGGTCGGCGACCTCTTCGACGTCGTCCCGGCCCTGACCGAAGAGGTCAAGACCCGCAAGGGCTGA
- a CDS encoding lysophospholipid acyltransferase family protein has translation MAELVYPPVIGAARTVFKALDLKFDISGAENIPRRGGAVLVSNHIGYLDFVFAGLAARPAKRLVRFMAKESVFRHKVSGPLMRAMKHIPVDRAQGMHAYKHALSALGSGEIIGVFPEATISESFTLKNFKSGAARLAQEAGVPLIPLALWGTQRLWTKGHKRDLGRNHFPITIRVGEPLEADPADHAEKITDRLRARVQDLLEAAQRAYPVRPRDAEDTWWIPAHLGGTAPAPGA, from the coding sequence ATGGCCGAGCTCGTCTACCCGCCGGTGATCGGTGCCGCCCGCACCGTTTTCAAGGCGCTCGACCTCAAGTTCGACATCTCGGGGGCCGAGAACATCCCGCGCCGCGGCGGCGCGGTCCTGGTGAGCAATCACATCGGCTATCTCGACTTCGTCTTCGCGGGCCTGGCGGCGCGGCCCGCGAAGCGGCTGGTCCGCTTCATGGCGAAGGAGTCGGTCTTCCGGCACAAGGTGTCGGGGCCGCTGATGCGCGCGATGAAGCACATACCGGTCGACCGCGCGCAGGGCATGCACGCCTACAAGCACGCGCTGAGCGCCCTGGGCTCCGGGGAGATCATCGGCGTCTTCCCCGAGGCGACGATCTCCGAGTCGTTCACCCTCAAGAACTTCAAGTCGGGTGCGGCCCGGCTGGCGCAGGAGGCGGGCGTACCGCTGATCCCGCTGGCCCTGTGGGGCACCCAGCGGCTGTGGACCAAGGGCCACAAGCGCGATCTGGGCCGTAACCACTTCCCGATCACCATCCGCGTCGGCGAGCCGCTCGAGGCCGACCCCGCCGACCACGCCGAGAAGATCACCGACCGGCTGCGCGCCCGCGTCCAGGACCTCCTGGAGGCCGCCCAGCGCGCCTACCCCGTACGCCCCAGGGACGCCGAGGACACCTGGTGGATCCCGGCCCACCTGGGCGGCACCGCCCCGGCACCGGGCGCCTGA
- a CDS encoding DUF6986 family protein, producing the protein MGQQETVATSLADTVREGIAAALAAVDADLARRYPGDPGTRQPVHTVYVPGDAFAADTIRSWGDQALAALDEHAPDAASLAAVLDIPEALAGPVYQRVRAKLEREPVEDLRIDFEDGYGVRSDAEEDADAARAAALVAAAYENGTAAPYMGIRMKCMEAAVRDRGIRTLDIFLTGLMEAGGLPDGLVLTLPKVTYTEQVTAMVRLLEAFEKARGLESGRIGFEIQVETTQSILGPDGRATVSRMIEAAKGRATSLHYGTYDYSASCGISAAHQSLDHPAADYAKTVMQVAAAGTGVRLSDGSTNILPVGTTDRVHEVWRLHHGLVRRSLARAYYQGWDMHPGHLPTRYAAVYAFYLEGLEQAAARLAAYVAKAGGDVADEPATAKALAGYLLRGLDCGAVASGEVARLTGLTRADLDSLAGRTPFGG; encoded by the coding sequence ATGGGGCAGCAGGAGACCGTGGCGACGAGCCTTGCGGACACCGTACGCGAGGGCATCGCCGCCGCACTCGCCGCGGTGGACGCCGATCTGGCGCGGCGCTACCCGGGCGACCCCGGCACCCGCCAGCCGGTCCACACGGTCTACGTCCCCGGCGACGCCTTCGCCGCCGACACCATCCGCTCCTGGGGTGACCAGGCACTCGCCGCCCTCGACGAGCACGCCCCCGACGCCGCCTCGCTCGCCGCCGTCCTCGATATCCCCGAAGCCCTCGCCGGACCCGTCTACCAGCGGGTCCGCGCCAAGCTGGAGCGCGAGCCCGTCGAAGACCTGCGCATCGACTTCGAGGACGGCTACGGCGTGCGCTCGGACGCCGAGGAGGACGCGGACGCCGCCCGCGCCGCCGCGCTCGTCGCCGCCGCCTACGAGAACGGCACGGCCGCCCCGTACATGGGCATCCGCATGAAGTGCATGGAGGCCGCCGTCCGCGACCGCGGCATCCGCACCCTGGACATCTTCCTCACCGGCCTGATGGAGGCCGGCGGCCTGCCCGACGGTCTGGTGCTGACCCTGCCCAAGGTGACCTACACCGAGCAGGTCACCGCCATGGTGCGGCTGCTGGAGGCCTTCGAGAAGGCCCGCGGCCTGGAGAGCGGCCGGATCGGCTTCGAGATCCAGGTGGAGACCACCCAGTCGATCCTGGGCCCCGACGGCCGCGCCACGGTCTCCCGCATGATCGAGGCCGCCAAGGGCCGCGCCACCTCCCTGCACTACGGCACCTACGACTACAGCGCCTCCTGCGGCATCAGCGCCGCCCACCAGTCGCTGGACCACCCCGCCGCCGACTACGCCAAGACCGTGATGCAGGTGGCCGCCGCGGGCACCGGCGTCCGGCTCTCCGACGGCTCGACCAACATCCTGCCGGTCGGTACGACGGACCGGGTCCACGAGGTCTGGCGGCTGCACCACGGCCTCGTCCGCCGCTCGCTGGCCCGCGCCTACTACCAGGGCTGGGACATGCACCCCGGCCACCTCCCCACCCGCTACGCCGCGGTCTACGCCTTCTACCTGGAGGGCCTCGAACAGGCCGCGGCCCGGCTCGCGGCCTATGTCGCCAAGGCGGGCGGCGACGTCGCCGACGAGCCGGCCACGGCCAAGGCCCTGGCCGGGTATCTGCTGCGCGGCCTGGACTGCGGTGCGGTCGCCTCCGGCGAGGTTGCGCGGCTTACGGGGCTGACTCGCGCCGACCTGGACTCGCTGGCCGGCCGTACGCCGTTCGGCGGTTAG
- a CDS encoding electron transfer flavoprotein subunit beta/FixA family protein, giving the protein MSLRIVVCVKYVPDATGDRHFAEDLTVDRDDVDGLLSELDEYAVEQALQIKEAADDAEITVLTVGPEDASDALRKALSMGADKGVHVEDDDLHGTDALGTSLVLAKAIEKTGYDLVVCGMASTDGTMGVLPALLAERLGVPQVTQLSEVSVEGGVVTGRRDGDTASEQLEASLPAVISVTDQSGEARYPSFKGIMAAKKKPVESLDLEDLEIEADEVGLEGAWTAVDEAAERPARTAGTVVKDEGEGAKQLAEFLAGQKFI; this is encoded by the coding sequence GTGAGCTTGAGGATCGTTGTCTGTGTGAAGTACGTGCCCGACGCCACCGGCGACCGGCACTTCGCCGAGGACCTGACCGTCGACCGTGACGACGTGGACGGTCTGCTCTCGGAGCTCGACGAGTACGCCGTCGAGCAGGCCCTGCAGATCAAGGAAGCCGCCGACGACGCGGAGATCACGGTGCTGACCGTGGGCCCCGAGGACGCCAGTGACGCGCTGCGCAAGGCGCTGTCGATGGGCGCCGACAAGGGTGTCCACGTCGAGGACGACGACCTGCACGGCACCGACGCGCTGGGCACCTCGCTCGTGCTCGCCAAGGCCATCGAGAAGACCGGCTACGACCTGGTCGTCTGCGGTATGGCCTCCACCGACGGCACCATGGGCGTGCTGCCCGCGCTGCTCGCCGAGCGGCTCGGTGTCCCGCAGGTGACCCAGCTCTCCGAGGTCTCCGTCGAGGGCGGTGTCGTCACCGGCCGCCGCGACGGCGACACCGCCAGCGAGCAGCTGGAGGCCTCGCTGCCCGCCGTCATCTCCGTCACCGACCAGTCGGGCGAGGCGCGTTACCCCTCCTTCAAGGGCATCATGGCCGCCAAGAAGAAGCCGGTGGAGTCGCTGGACCTGGAGGACCTGGAGATCGAGGCGGACGAGGTCGGCCTCGAGGGTGCCTGGACCGCCGTCGACGAGGCGGCCGAGCGTCCGGCCCGCACCGCCGGCACCGTCGTCAAGGACGAGGGCGAGGGCGCCAAGCAGCTCGCAGAGTTCCTCGCGGGTCAGAAGTTCATCTAA
- a CDS encoding DinB family protein: MTWTAPQITRRDMPTAAGEREMLQGWLDWHRDTLLAKCTGLTPEQLVQASAPPSTLTLLGLVRHLALVERSWFRERFAGEEIEDLYDLDRNIDADFDDADPAGAEADLATLRAEIEAADAAVKGRGLDETFVHERTGKELNLRWIYVHMIEEYARHNGHADLLRERIDGATGD, translated from the coding sequence ATGACATGGACCGCACCACAGATCACCCGCCGCGACATGCCCACCGCGGCCGGCGAACGCGAGATGCTCCAGGGCTGGCTCGACTGGCACCGCGACACCCTCCTCGCCAAGTGCACCGGGCTGACCCCGGAGCAGCTCGTTCAGGCGAGCGCCCCGCCCTCCACCCTCACCCTGCTCGGGCTGGTGCGCCATCTGGCACTGGTCGAGCGCAGCTGGTTCCGCGAGCGCTTCGCCGGCGAGGAGATCGAGGACCTCTACGACCTCGACCGCAACATCGACGCCGACTTCGACGACGCCGACCCGGCCGGGGCCGAGGCGGACCTCGCGACACTGCGCGCCGAGATCGAGGCGGCCGACGCGGCGGTCAAGGGCCGCGGGCTGGACGAGACCTTCGTCCATGAGCGCACCGGCAAGGAGCTGAATCTGCGCTGGATCTACGTCCACATGATCGAGGAGTACGCCCGCCACAACGGCCATGCGGATCTGCTGCGCGAGCGGATCGACGGAGCGACGGGCGACTGA
- a CDS encoding B3/4 domain-containing protein, with translation MIRPLHIADEVRALAPGFGYLAVEACGLTNGPSDAASSDLLDAAARRLAERLDGRAPHEDPHIAAWRAAYTAFGCKPSRTRNSAEALARRALADGGLPRINRLVDLYNAISVAHLIPVGGEDLDRIQGDMRLVRATGDEPFVTAAAGAEVIEHPEPGEVVWSDDEGVTCRRWNWRQGVRTRLTEDSVSALFLLERMAPMPLDALRTAGAELAEALEKACPDARIEIGEVRALT, from the coding sequence ATGATCCGTCCCCTGCACATCGCCGACGAGGTACGCGCCCTCGCCCCCGGCTTCGGCTACCTGGCCGTCGAGGCGTGCGGCCTGACCAACGGGCCCAGCGACGCGGCCAGTTCGGACCTGCTGGATGCGGCCGCCCGCCGCCTGGCCGAGCGCCTCGACGGCCGCGCCCCGCACGAGGACCCGCATATCGCCGCCTGGCGCGCCGCGTACACCGCCTTCGGCTGCAAGCCCTCGCGTACCCGGAACTCCGCCGAGGCGCTGGCCCGGCGCGCCCTCGCGGATGGGGGCCTCCCGCGCATCAACCGCCTTGTGGACCTCTACAACGCCATCAGCGTCGCCCATCTCATCCCCGTGGGCGGCGAGGACCTGGACCGTATCCAGGGGGACATGCGCCTCGTACGGGCCACCGGCGACGAGCCGTTCGTGACGGCGGCGGCCGGCGCGGAGGTCATCGAGCACCCCGAGCCGGGCGAGGTGGTCTGGAGCGACGACGAGGGCGTCACCTGCCGCCGCTGGAACTGGCGTCAGGGCGTACGCACCCGCCTGACCGAGGACTCGGTCAGCGCCCTGTTCCTGCTGGAGCGCATGGCGCCGATGCCCCTCGACGCACTGCGCACGGCGGGCGCCGAGCTGGCGGAGGCGCTGGAGAAGGCGTGCCCCGACGCCCGTATCGAGATCGGTGAGGTCCGGGCCCTGACCTAG
- a CDS encoding SDR family NAD(P)-dependent oxidoreductase, producing MGTSTGGQGPLDGAVIAVAGAAGPAGRATLLRLAEAGAVVVGSDADPERLAEAVDAARYAHGGATVIGDTVDLLDLDQTREWADRTEKEFGRIDGLIHLVGGWRGSSTFAETNLTDWDTLHKLLIRTVQHTSLAFNDALERSGNGRFLLISAAGASKPTAGNAAYAASKAAAEAWTLAMADGFRKTGGEGGPRAAAAILIVKALVNDQMRAERPNAKFAGFTDVTELAEAITEVWSRPAQEVNGQRLWLTPKP from the coding sequence ATGGGAACTTCGACGGGCGGACAGGGGCCGCTGGACGGCGCCGTCATCGCGGTGGCGGGAGCGGCCGGACCGGCCGGCCGGGCCACCCTGCTGCGGCTCGCCGAGGCGGGCGCGGTGGTGGTCGGCTCCGACGCGGACCCCGAGCGCCTGGCGGAGGCCGTGGACGCGGCGCGCTATGCGCACGGCGGCGCCACGGTGATAGGGGACACCGTCGACCTTCTCGACCTGGACCAGACCCGCGAATGGGCGGACCGCACGGAGAAGGAATTCGGCCGGATCGACGGGCTGATCCACCTCGTGGGCGGCTGGCGCGGCTCCTCGACCTTCGCGGAGACCAACCTGACGGACTGGGACACGCTGCACAAGCTGCTGATCCGTACCGTCCAGCACACCTCCCTCGCCTTCAACGACGCCCTCGAACGCAGCGGCAACGGCCGCTTTCTCCTGATCAGCGCGGCGGGCGCCTCGAAGCCCACCGCCGGCAACGCCGCCTACGCCGCCTCCAAGGCCGCCGCCGAGGCATGGACGCTGGCGATGGCGGACGGCTTCCGCAAGACGGGGGGCGAGGGGGGTCCGCGCGCCGCGGCTGCCATCCTGATCGTCAAGGCGCTCGTCAACGACCAGATGCGCGCCGAGCGACCGAACGCCAAGTTCGCGGGCTTCACGGACGTCACGGAGCTGGCCGAGGCCATCACCGAGGTCTGGAGCAGGCCCGCCCAGGAAGTGAATGGACAGCGTCTGTGGTTGACCCCCAAGCCGTGA